One Deinococcus aestuarii DNA segment encodes these proteins:
- a CDS encoding Gfo/Idh/MocA family protein — MPEPLRVAIVGTAARADYLYGPLVQALPEHVTLVGVWGRSEASARRLGESLGVPPFTDLARLIRETGAQLGIVSVAYGANGQVGLMAAQHGLHVLLETPIAHDLREADAIIGAARERGLKVEVAEQFHRRPLEQIKLKLIEAGVFGRVHSSFSDFAGHGYHGVSVMRSYLGFDARPVRVVGMVRDYRLAPHWSFLADTRGERTETQEHALVEFEDGRLGIFHWTSVGYDSPLRWWRSSRFLAEKGMGITVGMAHSQDERLSLLTPDGEAPQFITLERRLERNDGGALRAIVAHTGDPEHPTVVWENPFATARKGHNVQWHDDEIAVAGCLMSLVDAVRTGGEPTYGGEQARLDQEIVLAMQRSSREGGQPVELPLER, encoded by the coding sequence ATGCCTGAACCCCTGCGCGTCGCCATCGTGGGCACCGCCGCCCGCGCCGACTACCTCTATGGGCCGCTCGTCCAGGCGCTTCCAGAGCACGTCACCCTCGTCGGCGTGTGGGGGCGGAGCGAGGCGTCGGCGCGGCGGCTGGGGGAAAGCCTGGGCGTGCCGCCCTTCACCGACCTCGCTCGCCTGATCCGGGAGACGGGGGCGCAGCTCGGTATCGTCTCCGTCGCCTACGGGGCCAATGGACAGGTGGGGCTGATGGCCGCCCAGCACGGGTTGCACGTGCTCCTGGAAACGCCCATCGCCCACGACCTGCGGGAGGCGGACGCGATCATCGGGGCGGCGCGGGAGCGGGGCCTGAAGGTCGAGGTGGCCGAGCAGTTCCACCGCCGCCCACTGGAACAGATCAAGCTGAAGTTGATCGAGGCCGGGGTCTTCGGGCGCGTCCACTCCTCCTTCAGCGACTTCGCGGGGCACGGCTACCACGGGGTCAGCGTGATGCGGAGCTACCTGGGCTTCGATGCCCGGCCCGTGCGGGTGGTCGGGATGGTGCGGGACTACCGCCTCGCCCCCCACTGGTCCTTTCTGGCAGACACGCGCGGGGAGCGCACCGAGACGCAGGAGCACGCCCTCGTCGAGTTCGAGGACGGGCGGCTCGGGATTTTCCACTGGACGAGCGTGGGCTACGACTCCCCCCTGCGCTGGTGGCGGAGCAGCCGCTTCCTGGCGGAAAAGGGCATGGGCATCACGGTCGGCATGGCCCACAGCCAGGACGAGCGCCTGAGCCTGCTGACCCCCGACGGCGAGGCCCCGCAGTTCATCACCCTGGAGCGGCGGCTGGAACGCAACGACGGCGGGGCACTCAGGGCCATCGTCGCCCACACCGGGGACCCCGAGCACCCCACGGTCGTCTGGGAAAACCCCTTCGCCACCGCCCGCAAGGGCCACAATGTCCAGTGGCACGACGACGAGATCGCCGTGGCGGGCTGCCTGATGAGCCTGGTGGATGCGGTGCGGACGGGCGGTGAGCCGACCTACGGCGGGGAGCAGGCGCGGCTCGACCAGGAGATCGTGCTGGCGATGCAGAGGTCTTCACGCGAGGGCGGGCAGCCAGTGGAGTTGCCGTTGGAGCGGTAG
- a CDS encoding aldo/keto reductase has translation MTLHKRTLGRTGLQVTEIGYGAWGIGADAWKGAQDDESLEALRRYVELGGNFIDTAMGYGDGHSERLVGQVAREHEGVYVATKISPKNGQWPAAPETTAEQAFPADHVIRCTEASLERLGLPTIDVQQLHVWNDSWLGQGDWQDAVAQLKRDGKIRHFGISINDHQPDNAVRAVEEGVVETVQVIYNVFDQSPQDRLLDACRANGVGVIVRVALDEGSLTGNITPGTTFPEGDWRNNYFGGDRKVELQSHLRAIEQELGITTAQLPETTLRFVLSHPAVSTVIVGMRSVRNVERNAALADGRGLPAEQVARLYGHRWDRNWYNPAE, from the coding sequence ATGACGCTGCACAAGAGGACGCTGGGCCGCACGGGCCTGCAAGTCACGGAGATCGGGTACGGCGCGTGGGGCATCGGCGCCGACGCGTGGAAGGGCGCGCAGGACGACGAGAGCCTGGAGGCGCTGCGGCGGTACGTCGAACTCGGCGGCAACTTCATCGACACGGCGATGGGCTACGGCGACGGCCACAGCGAGCGGCTGGTCGGCCAGGTGGCCCGCGAGCACGAGGGGGTGTACGTCGCCACGAAGATCAGCCCGAAGAACGGGCAGTGGCCCGCCGCCCCGGAGACGACCGCCGAGCAGGCTTTTCCCGCCGATCATGTCATCCGCTGCACCGAGGCCAGCCTGGAGCGGCTGGGCCTGCCCACCATCGACGTGCAGCAGCTCCACGTCTGGAACGACTCGTGGCTGGGGCAGGGCGACTGGCAAGACGCGGTGGCGCAGCTCAAGCGCGACGGCAAGATTCGTCACTTCGGCATCTCCATCAACGACCACCAGCCGGACAATGCCGTCCGCGCCGTTGAGGAGGGCGTGGTCGAGACGGTGCAGGTGATCTACAACGTCTTCGACCAGTCGCCGCAAGACCGCTTGCTCGACGCCTGCCGGGCCAACGGGGTGGGCGTGATCGTCCGTGTCGCGCTCGACGAGGGGAGCCTGACGGGCAACATCACGCCCGGCACCACCTTCCCGGAGGGCGACTGGCGGAACAACTACTTCGGCGGCGACCGCAAGGTGGAATTGCAGTCGCACCTGCGGGCCATCGAACAGGAACTGGGCATCACGACGGCGCAGCTTCCCGAGACGACCCTGCGCTTCGTCCTCAGCCACCCGGCGGTGAGCACCGTGATCGTGGGGATGCGCAGCGTCCGGAACGTGGAGCGCAACGCGGCGCTGGCCGACGGGCGCGGCCTGCCCGCCGAACAGGTGGCCCGGCTCTACGGGCACCGCTGGGACCGCAACTGGTACAACCCGGCGGAGTAG
- the lysS gene encoding homocitrate synthase, whose protein sequence is MTTDSPVPPIPARSWAIIDSTLREGEQFARGNFKQGDKIEIARALDAFGAEFIEVTTPMVSAQTAEDIRLLAGLGLRSKILTHVRCHMEDVRRAVDLGVDGLDLLFGTSSFLREFSHGKDIGQIIDTASEVIGWIKTNHPNLQIRFSAEDTFRSQEADLMAVYRAVSDLGVHRVGLADTVGVATPRQVYTLVREVRKVIHAECGIEFHGHNDTGCAVSNAYEAVEAGATHIDTTILGIGERNGITPLGGFLARMFTFDPQGLIDKYNLDLLPELDRMIARMVELPIPWNNYLTGEFAYNHKAGMHLKAIYLNPGAYEAIPPGVFGVGRRIQAASKVTGKHAIAYRARELGLHYGDEALRQVTDHIKALAEHGELDDAHLEQVLREWVSA, encoded by the coding sequence ATGACGACAGACTCCCCGGTTCCCCCCATCCCCGCCCGGTCCTGGGCCATCATCGACTCCACGCTGCGGGAGGGCGAGCAGTTCGCGCGCGGGAACTTCAAACAGGGCGACAAGATCGAGATCGCGCGGGCGCTCGACGCCTTCGGGGCGGAATTCATCGAGGTCACCACGCCGATGGTGAGTGCGCAGACGGCCGAGGACATCCGCCTGCTCGCCGGGCTGGGGCTGCGGTCGAAGATTCTGACCCACGTCCGCTGCCACATGGAGGACGTGCGGCGGGCGGTGGACCTCGGGGTGGACGGGCTGGACCTGCTGTTCGGCACGAGTTCCTTTCTCCGGGAATTTTCCCACGGCAAGGACATCGGCCAGATCATCGACACGGCGTCCGAGGTGATCGGGTGGATCAAGACCAACCACCCGAACCTCCAGATTCGCTTCAGCGCCGAGGACACCTTCCGCTCCCAGGAGGCGGACCTGATGGCGGTGTACCGGGCCGTCTCCGACCTGGGCGTCCACCGGGTCGGGCTGGCGGACACGGTGGGGGTCGCCACGCCGCGGCAGGTGTACACGCTCGTGCGCGAGGTCCGCAAGGTCATCCACGCCGAGTGCGGCATCGAGTTCCACGGGCACAACGACACGGGCTGCGCGGTGTCGAACGCCTACGAGGCGGTCGAGGCGGGCGCGACCCACATCGACACGACCATCCTGGGGATCGGGGAGCGCAACGGGATCACGCCGCTGGGGGGCTTCCTGGCGCGGATGTTCACCTTCGACCCGCAGGGCCTGATCGACAAGTACAACCTCGACCTGCTGCCCGAACTCGACCGCATGATCGCGCGGATGGTGGAGTTGCCGATTCCCTGGAACAACTACCTGACCGGCGAATTCGCCTACAACCACAAGGCGGGGATGCACCTCAAGGCGATCTACCTCAACCCCGGCGCCTACGAGGCCATCCCGCCCGGCGTCTTCGGGGTGGGCCGCCGCATCCAGGCCGCGAGCAAGGTGACGGGCAAGCACGCCATCGCCTACAGGGCGCGCGAGCTGGGCCTGCACTACGGCGACGAGGCGCTGCGGCAGGTGACCGACCATATCAAGGCGCTGGCCGAGCACGGCGAGCTGGACGACGCGCACCTGGAGCAGGTGTTGAGAGAATGGGTGAGTGCCTAG
- a CDS encoding contact-dependent growth inhibition system immunity protein has protein sequence MDVGQSLAQLHHLLPLKPSSFRSGLIDRCERLLVTPLRNFKPGDLRVMLGQQFYPETLVPLALPLLEENPLLDAELYPGDLLSGTLHQATAFWKTSPDLLARIQAVADRVLAAADLFETVRRDIEDFKARTASLSVDVLK, from the coding sequence GTGGACGTAGGACAGTCCCTCGCCCAACTCCATCACCTTCTCCCGCTGAAGCCTTCGAGCTTCCGTTCAGGGTTGATTGATCGCTGTGAGCGCCTGCTGGTCACTCCTCTGCGGAACTTCAAGCCGGGCGACCTTAGAGTCATGCTCGGCCAACAGTTCTACCCAGAAACATTGGTGCCTCTTGCACTGCCGTTGCTGGAAGAGAACCCCCTGCTGGACGCCGAGCTTTACCCGGGCGACCTTCTCAGCGGCACGCTGCATCAGGCAACAGCTTTCTGGAAGACTTCGCCTGACCTCCTGGCAAGAATTCAAGCAGTGGCAGATCGTGTGCTCGCTGCCGCTGACCTGTTTGAGACCGTGCGGAGGGACATAGAGGACTTCAAGGCAAGGACGGCGTCCCTCTCCGTTGACGTGCTGAAATAG
- a CDS encoding PhzF family phenazine biosynthesis protein gives MTPTETFAHYRVLSPPGPEGGKTVAVFQGASGDLQAQAAQSGAPLSVFVGSADVAGVSLRVFTPGKEKGTSDSGALAALAFLQPQGVLLDVVDVTMGGEVMPAQLCGGEWLLRQGDVTARKVEADLSPLGVTGGTAWIASAGRPNLAVEVADLAALEGFTPDADAISGLNRATDTTGLILFTMGGPNRADVSFRAFGPLKGFLEDGASSNMFACLVGVLGVTGRLPTTTNMIRGAQRMPGAPSRLTAQFTPADNGAADVWVGGRAERFQP, from the coding sequence ATGACCCCGACCGAGACCTTCGCCCACTACCGCGTCCTCTCCCCCCCCGGCCCCGAGGGCGGCAAAACGGTCGCCGTCTTCCAAGGCGCCTCCGGCGACCTCCAGGCCCAGGCCGCTCAGTCCGGTGCTCCCCTCTCCGTCTTCGTCGGGTCGGCGGACGTAGCGGGCGTGTCGCTGCGGGTCTTCACCCCGGGCAAGGAGAAGGGCACTTCGGACTCCGGAGCGCTCGCGGCCCTCGCCTTCCTGCAACCTCAAGGAGTACTGCTCGACGTGGTGGACGTGACGATGGGCGGTGAGGTGATGCCCGCGCAACTGTGCGGCGGCGAGTGGCTGCTGCGTCAGGGGGACGTGACGGCGCGGAAGGTGGAGGCGGACCTCTCCCCGCTCGGCGTGACGGGAGGAACAGCCTGGATTGCCTCGGCGGGCCGCCCGAATCTGGCGGTGGAGGTCGCTGATCTGGCGGCACTCGAAGGCTTCACACCGGACGCGGACGCCATCTCGGGCCTCAACCGGGCGACGGACACGACGGGTTTGATCCTCTTCACGATGGGCGGACCCAACCGGGCGGACGTGAGTTTCCGAGCCTTCGGGCCCTTGAAGGGCTTTCTGGAGGACGGCGCGAGCAGCAACATGTTCGCCTGTTTGGTGGGGGTCCTCGGGGTGACGGGCCGCCTGCCGACCACCACGAACATGATTCGGGGGGCACAGCGGATGCCGGGGGCACCCTCGCGGCTGACGGCACAGTTCACACCCGCTGACAACGGCGCGGCGGACGTGTGGGTGGGCGGGCGTGCGGAGCGGTTCCAGCCTTGA
- a CDS encoding benzoate/H(+) symporter BenE family transporter: protein MTALADLRRDGSGSAVTAGFVAVVVGAASSIGLLVGAARDFGLTHGQTVSWVLSCYLAISVTGGVLTWRYRAPVKMAWTTPGLALVASLAAARGLGYPEVLGAYVLSALIMTGLGVTGAFENVTRRIPSTLANALLAGVLLPFVLGAFRALPAAPLPVGGMIAVFLAGRVWFARWAVPAALLAGAALSLASGVVGPVTGGGPGTLVWTTPEFSVGAMLTLALPMTVLTLASQQLPGVAVLRACGFGRVPTSPLITWSGVASLLSAPFGAHTTNLAAITAAIAAGEEAHPDPERRWVAGLSAAFFYLMLGVFAGWVVGAVGAVPAPVVAALAGLALVSTTLSSAASALGTEGEREAAFLTLAVTASGVSFLGVGSAVWGLVLGGGLLSLSRWKARQR, encoded by the coding sequence TTGACGGCGCTGGCGGACCTGCGGCGGGACGGCTCGGGGTCGGCGGTCACGGCGGGCTTCGTGGCCGTGGTGGTGGGCGCGGCGAGCAGCATCGGGCTGCTGGTGGGGGCGGCGCGGGACTTCGGGCTCACGCACGGGCAGACGGTGAGCTGGGTCCTGAGCTGCTACCTGGCGATCAGCGTGACGGGCGGGGTGCTGACCTGGCGATACCGCGCCCCCGTCAAGATGGCGTGGACGACGCCGGGCCTGGCCCTCGTCGCCTCGCTGGCCGCCGCCCGCGGCCTGGGCTATCCCGAGGTGCTCGGCGCCTACGTGCTGAGCGCCCTGATCATGACCGGGCTGGGGGTGACAGGGGCCTTCGAGAACGTCACCCGCCGCATTCCCTCCACCCTGGCGAACGCCCTGCTGGCGGGCGTGCTGCTGCCCTTCGTGCTGGGGGCCTTTCGGGCGCTTCCCGCCGCACCGCTGCCGGTGGGCGGGATGATCGCGGTCTTCCTGGCGGGGCGGGTGTGGTTCGCCCGCTGGGCGGTCCCGGCGGCGCTGCTGGCGGGGGCGGCCCTCTCCCTCGCGTCGGGCGTGGTGGGGCCGGTCACGGGGGGCGGGCCGGGCACCCTCGTCTGGACGACGCCCGAGTTCAGCGTGGGGGCCATGCTGACCCTCGCGCTGCCGATGACGGTCCTCACGCTCGCCTCCCAGCAGCTCCCGGGGGTGGCGGTGCTGCGGGCGTGCGGGTTCGGGCGGGTGCCGACCTCGCCGCTGATCACGTGGTCGGGGGTGGCGAGCCTGCTCTCGGCCCCCTTCGGGGCGCACACGACCAACCTCGCGGCGATCACGGCGGCCATCGCGGCGGGCGAGGAGGCGCACCCCGACCCCGAGCGGCGCTGGGTCGCGGGCCTGAGCGCGGCCTTTTTTTACCTGATGCTGGGCGTGTTCGCGGGCTGGGTCGTGGGCGCGGTGGGGGCCGTTCCCGCGCCCGTGGTCGCCGCCCTCGCCGGGCTCGCGCTCGTCTCCACGACGCTGAGCAGCGCCGCCTCCGCGCTGGGGACGGAGGGCGAGCGGGAGGCGGCCTTCCTCACTCTGGCCGTGACCGCCAGCGGCGTGAGCTTCCTGGGCGTGGGAAGCGCGGTGTGGGGGCTGGTGCTGGGCGGGGGGCTCCTGAGCCTGAGTCGCTGGAAGGCGAGGCAGAGGTAG
- a CDS encoding PhoH family protein: MTDRTPGQPTPAPGGAPTEAASGGASATLHLANQREAFALLGAGDANLRRMRELTPARIIARGETVTITGESADVQAAERMVRDALDVVRGGGELTPESLLRSARLSGEGRSLAQETQVSGLSLPRGLKPKTPGQKVYLDRIERSDITFGVGPAGTGKTYLAVAMAVQALKGKKVKRIILTRPAVEAGERLGFLPGDLQAKIDPYLRPLYDALYDMLDQEKFESYLTSGVIEVAPLAFMRGRTLNDAFVILDEAQNTTGEQMKMFLTRMGFSSKVVVTGDVTQIDLPRHVTSGLAVAKRVLGNIEGIAWHEFTDVDVVRHPLVGKIIKAYEKAEDAEQDKRAARRGELASVSEETVDTRE, encoded by the coding sequence TTGACCGACCGCACCCCAGGCCAGCCCACCCCCGCCCCAGGCGGCGCCCCGACCGAAGCCGCGAGCGGCGGCGCGTCCGCGACCCTGCACCTCGCCAACCAGCGTGAGGCCTTTGCGCTGCTCGGCGCGGGCGACGCGAACCTGCGCCGGATGCGCGAGCTGACCCCCGCCCGGATCATCGCGCGCGGGGAGACCGTCACCATCACCGGGGAGAGCGCCGACGTGCAGGCCGCCGAGCGCATGGTGCGCGACGCCCTCGACGTCGTTCGCGGGGGCGGCGAACTCACCCCGGAAAGCCTGCTGCGCAGCGCCCGCCTCAGCGGCGAGGGCCGCAGCCTCGCCCAGGAGACGCAGGTCAGCGGCCTGAGCCTGCCGCGCGGCCTCAAGCCCAAGACGCCCGGCCAGAAGGTCTACCTCGACCGGATCGAGCGCTCCGACATCACCTTCGGCGTCGGTCCCGCCGGGACGGGCAAGACCTACCTCGCGGTGGCGATGGCGGTGCAGGCCCTCAAGGGCAAAAAGGTCAAGCGCATCATCCTGACCCGCCCGGCGGTCGAGGCGGGCGAGCGGCTGGGGTTCCTCCCCGGCGACCTCCAGGCCAAGATCGATCCCTACCTGCGGCCCCTGTACGACGCCCTGTACGACATGCTCGACCAGGAGAAGTTCGAGTCGTACCTGACGAGCGGGGTGATCGAGGTGGCGCCGCTGGCATTCATGCGGGGCCGAACCCTTAACGACGCCTTCGTCATCCTCGACGAGGCCCAGAACACCACCGGCGAGCAGATGAAGATGTTTCTCACCCGCATGGGCTTTTCCTCGAAGGTCGTGGTGACGGGCGACGTGACCCAGATCGACCTGCCGCGCCACGTGACGAGCGGGCTGGCGGTCGCCAAGCGGGTGCTGGGCAACATCGAGGGCATCGCCTGGCACGAGTTCACCGACGTGGACGTGGTGCGCCACCCCCTGGTCGGCAAGATCATCAAGGCCTACGAGAAGGCCGAGGATGCCGAGCAGGACAAGCGGGCGGCGCGCCGGGGCGAACTCGCCAGCGTCTCCGAGGAGACCGTCGACACGCGGGAGTAG
- the aroE gene encoding shikimate dehydrogenase, producing MSSPDVLRAFLYADPAAHSLSPAMHRAAFGHAGLRGEYTALRVPAGELGGALERLREPGVLGANLSLPHKEDALALLDDLSPGARAIGAVNTVIHRGGRLIGENTDAPGLAAALEAAGAPRGGVAVVLGAGGAARAAVWALSTRGHDVRVVNRTFEKARALAGSLGGLAQPREEVPWGEVRLLVNASSGGLSDPEATPLPDPPALAPGALVSDMVYTPRETRLMRDVRRVGARTENGLSMLAHQARLSFLAWTGADVPTGVFLGALEVAR from the coding sequence GTGAGTTCTCCCGACGTCCTGCGCGCCTTCTTGTACGCCGACCCGGCGGCGCATTCCCTCTCGCCCGCCATGCACCGCGCCGCTTTCGGGCACGCGGGGCTCAGGGGCGAGTACACGGCGCTGCGGGTGCCCGCCGGGGAACTGGGCGGGGCGCTGGAGCGGCTGCGCGAACCCGGCGTCCTGGGCGCGAACCTCAGCCTGCCGCACAAGGAAGACGCCCTCGCGCTCCTCGACGACCTCTCGCCGGGGGCGCGGGCCATCGGCGCGGTGAACACGGTGATCCACCGGGGAGGGCGGTTGATCGGCGAGAACACGGACGCGCCGGGGCTCGCCGCCGCGCTGGAGGCGGCGGGGGCACCCCGGGGAGGCGTCGCCGTGGTCCTGGGGGCGGGGGGGGCGGCGCGGGCGGCGGTGTGGGCGCTGAGCACACGCGGGCACGACGTGCGGGTGGTGAACCGGACCTTCGAAAAGGCGCGGGCGCTCGCCGGGAGCCTGGGCGGCCTGGCCCAGCCCCGCGAGGAGGTGCCGTGGGGGGAGGTGCGGCTGCTCGTGAACGCCAGCAGCGGCGGCCTGAGCGACCCCGAGGCCACCCCGCTGCCCGACCCGCCCGCACTCGCCCCCGGCGCCCTGGTCAGCGACATGGTGTACACGCCGCGTGAGACCCGCCTGATGCGCGATGTTCGCCGGGTGGGTGCCCGCACCGAGAACGGCCTTTCCATGCTCGCCCACCAGGCGCGGCTGTCTTTCCTCGCCTGGACGGGGGCGGACGTGCCGACGGGCGTGTTTCTGGGGGCGCTGGAGGTCGCGCGTTGA